A section of the Acropora muricata isolate sample 2 chromosome 4, ASM3666990v1, whole genome shotgun sequence genome encodes:
- the LOC136915002 gene encoding lipase member K-like, with product MYWAEISLITLSCFVLSNAKFLSSNQKVSIDPDIGRNVTEIIASRGYTYEEHHVTTQDGFILGLQRIPRGRGETNGIKHKPIVFLQHGILADASNWVLGSSRESLGYILADNGFDVWLGNVRGNDYSMRHVKYKPSQSVFWNWSWQEMADYDLPAMINYVLHVTGKKQLFYVGHSQGTMIAFNGFSNNLALGNKVKAFFALAPVYTLNNTTKVVKGLAEIMWSIVKKFNPNLNFDTLPGDFFKSLVKLGYCANAISERICEYLSGSVFGMDSKNIDKSRGPVYLAHFGEGTSFKNMVHFSQIIVEGKCQMFDYGPTGNEKHYNQTSPPLCRVQNMRTPTLMFVGGNDGLGDPSDNKALEPQIKNLVHYEVIPGWNHVDFLYGKDAHSLLYSKLVSYMKSRRLLRSYNAKFIE from the exons ATGTATTGGGCAGAGATCTCCTTAATCACACTCAGTTGCTTTGTCCTAAGCAACGCAAAATTCCTCTCGTCAAACCAAAAGGTCTCTATAGACCCTGACATTGGAAGAAATGTG ACCGAGATTATAGCAAGCAGGGGATATACTTATGAGGAACATCACGTTACTACACAAGATGGCTTTATTCTTGGACTGCAGAGGATTCCTAGAGGGAGGGGAGAAACGAATGGTATAAAGCATAAGCCCATTGTTTTCCTACAGCATGGTATCCTGGCGGACGCGTCCAATTGGGTCTTGGGTTCATCGAGGGAGAGTTTGGGTTACATACTTGCGGACAATGGATTTGATGTATGGCTTGGGAATGTACGAGGGAACGACTATTCAATGCGTCACGTGAAGTATAAACCAAGCCAATCAGTTTTCTGGAATTGGAG TTGGCAAGAAATGGCTGATTACGATCTTCCTGCAATGATTAACTATGTGCTACATGTCACAGGAAAGAAGCAGTTGTTTTACGTTGGTCATTCCCAAGGAACAATGATCGCATTTAATGGGTTTTCTAATAACCTGGCCTTAGGAAATAAGGTCAAGGCCTTTTTCGCTTTAGCACCAGTCTACACTTTGAACAACACCACCAAAGTTGTTAAGGGCCTTGCTGAAATAATGTGGTCAATTGTGAAG AAATTCAATCCTAATCTGAACTTCGATACGCTTCCTGGTGACTTTTTCAAGTCGCTTGTCAAGCTTGGTTACTGTGCAAATGCTATCTCGGAAAGAATCTGTGAATACCTCAGTGGCTCAGTTTTTGGAATGGACAGCAAAAACATTGACAAG TCTAGAGGACCTGTTTACTTAGCACATTTCGGTGAAGGAACGTCATTCAAGAACATGGTGCATTTTTCTCAG ATCATTGTCGAAGGGAAGTGTCAGATGTTTGACTATGGCCCAACAGGAAACGAGAAGCACTATAATCAG ACCTCCCCTCCTTTGTGTCGCGTGCAAAACATGCGCACTCCAACCCTGATGTTTGTGGGAGGAAACGACGGACTCGGGGACCCAAGCGATAACAAAGCTCTTGAGCCACAGATCAAGAACCTAGTGCATTACGAAGTGATACCAGGCTGGAACCACGTTGATTTCCTGTACGGAAAAGACGCTCACTCTCTGTTGTACTCAAAACTTGTGTCCTATATGAAGTCGCGGCGCTTGCTGAGGTCATACAATGCCAAATTTATtgaataa
- the LOC136914838 gene encoding T-complex protein 1 subunit beta-like, translating into MVSLNPVQILNQGAEEERAETARLSSFIGAIAIGDLIKSTLGPKGMDKILQSFSKNEEIQVTNDGATILKSIGVDNPAAKILVELSKVQDNEVGDGTTSVTVLACELLREAEKLVSCKVHPQIIVSGWRKSVHVAQEALEAAAVDHSGDEEKFKEELMNIARTTLSSKILVQHRDHFANLAVEAVLRLKGSGNLDAIQIIKKLGGNLVDSYLDEGFLLDKKIGVNQPKRMEDAKILIANTAMDTDKIKVFGSRVRVESTGKVAELELAEKQKMKEKVDMILKHNITCFINRQLIYNYPEQLFADAGVMAIEHADFEGVERLALVLGGEIVSTFGHPELVNLGECKVIEEVMIGEDKLIHFSGCKLNEACTIVIRGATQQILDEADRSLHDALCVLTQTVKETRTVCGGGASEMLMANAVSQLAAKTPGKEAAAMEAFAAALRQLPTIIADNAGYDSADLVAKLRAAHTEGKKTYGLDMINGRIGDMVEMGVTESYQVKKQVLVSAAEAAEMIVRVDNIVKAAPRPRRDDHPHP; encoded by the exons ATg GTTTCCCTTAACCCAGTGCAGATTCTCAATCAAGGTGCTGAAGAGGAGCGAGCGGAGACAGCTCGGCTT TCTTCTTTTATTGGAGCCATTGCCATAGGAGATCTCATCAAAAGCACACTTGGTCCCAAGGGAATG GACAAAATCCTTCAGTCTTTTagcaaaaatgaagaaattcaagTAACCAATGATGGAGCTACAATTCTAAAATCAATTGGGGTTGACAATCCAGCTGCAAAAATTCTCGTag AGTTGTCGAAGGTTCAAGATAATGAAGTTGGGGATGGCACCACGAGTGTAACTGTGTTAGCTTGTGAATTGCTGAGG GAGGCTGAAAAGCTTGTTTCATGTAAGGTGCATCCTCAGATAATTGTTTCGGGTTGGCGGAAGTCTGTGCATGTCGCTCAAGAAGCTCTGGAGGCTGCAGCGGTCGATCACAGTGGTGATGAGGAAAAGTTCAAGGAAGAGTTAATGAACATTGCAAGGACAACCCTTAGTTCCAAGATTTTGGTACAACACAGAGATCACTTTGCTAATCTTGCTGTTGAAGCAGTTTTGAGGCTGAAG GGAAGTGGCAATTTAGATGCTATTCAGATCATCAAAAAACTTGGTGGAAATCTTGTTGATTCTTACTTGGATGAAG GGTTTCTTCTGGACAAGAAGATTGGTGTAAATCAACCAAAAAGAATGGAAGATGCAAAAATTCTAATTGCTAACACAGCAATGGATACTGACAAAATTAAG GTGTTTGGTTCAAGAGTAAGAGTAGAATCCACTGGAAAGGTAGCAGAATTGGAGCTTGCTGAAAAG caaaaaatgaaagagaaagttGATATGATCCTGAAACATAATATAACTTGTTTTATTAACAG GCAACTTATCTACAATTACCCAGAGCAGCTGTTTGCTGATGCTGGAGTTATGGCGATTGAGCATGCTGACTTTGAAGGTGTTGAGAGGCTGGCTCTGGTCCTAG gtGGAGAAATTGTGTCAACATTTGGCCATCCAGAGCTTGTGAATCTTGGAGAGTGCAAGGTGATTGAAGAAGTTATGATTGGAGAGGACAAG TTGATCCATTTCTCTGGCTGTAAGCTGAATGAGGCCTGTACCATTGTAATCAGGGGGGCCACACAGCAGATCCTGGATGAAGCTGATCGGTCACTTCATGATGCACTGTGTGTCCTCACACAGACAGTCAAAGAAACTAGGACAGTATGTGGGGGAG GTGCATCAGAAATGTTAATGGCTAATGCAGTTTCTCAGCTTGCTGCTAAGACTCCCGGGAAGGAAGCTGCAGCAATGGAGGCTTTCGCAGCTGCGCTCAGACAG CTTCCCACCATTATCGCTGATAATGCCGGCTATGACAGTGCAGATTTAGTCGCTAAACTCCGAGCAGCTCACACTGAAGGAAAGAAGACTTATGGACTTG ATATGATTAACGGTCGTATCGGCGACATGGTAGAGATGGGCGTAACAGAATCTTACCAAGTCAAGAAACAAGTGCTGGTATCGGCTGCAGAAGCCGCTGAAATGATCGTGAGAGTAGATAACATTGTCAAGGCAGCGCCCAG GCCAAGGCGAGATGATCACCCTCATCCTTAA
- the LOC136914842 gene encoding ras-related protein Rab-21-like: protein MAAASRKNQFKVVLLGEGCVGKTSLMLRYVQDKFNDKHLTTLQASFLNKRLNIDGQRVNIAIWDTAGQERFHALGPIYYRDSNGAILVYDITDEDSFFKVKKWIKELKKMLGEDIALCIAGNKIDLEKDRHVDAAEADAYAKTVGAKHFHTSAKLNKGIEEMFFELTKKMLERQEKSEPRDGLVEKGNGRRKNVLIVDEQQPQQQKSGGCCGGGGS, encoded by the exons ATGGCAGCTGCATCGcgaaaaaatcaatttaaagttgttctcttAGGGGAGGGATGTGTCGGAAAAACTTCCCTTATGCTTCGCTATGTGCAAGACAAGTTTAATGACAAGCATTTAACTACTTTACAG GCTTCTTTCTTGAATAAGAGGCTCAATATAGACGGTCAACGGGTGAACATAGCTATCTGG GACACAGCAGGACAGGAGAGATTTCATGCGTTAGGACCTATTTATTATAGAGATAG CAATGGTGCAATTCTTGTTTATGATATAACAGATGAAGACTCTTTCTTCAAG GTCAAAAAGTGGATAAAGGAACTGAAGAAAATGTTAGGTGAAGATATTGCACTTTGTATAGCAG GAAATAAAATTGACCTTGAAAAAGACAGACATGTTGATGCCGCTGAGGCCGATGC GTATGCCAAAACTGTTGGAGCAAAACACTTCCACACTTCTGCTAAACTTAACAAAGGCATTGAAGAAATGTTCTTTGAACTAACAAAAA aaATGTTAGAAAGACAGGAAAAAAGTGAACCTAGAGACGGATTGGTGGAGAAAGGAAACGGCAGACGAAAGAATGTTTTAATAGTGGATGAACAACAACCACAGCAACAGAAAAGTGGAGGTTGCTGTGGTGGCGGAGGGTCTTAG
- the LOC136914840 gene encoding glutamate-rich WD repeat-containing protein 1-like, translated as MADEECIGDGNVAFGEEDMEIYDNDETDNDSSDGNGSCDAGIEVENGEEFGKSGKGAKGKESRKGKKKSKDKKEEERQVFLPGDKIEAGDELTFDRSAYEMYHAAQTNAPCLSFDVIPDSLGDSRTKFPMTAYIVAGTQAALGQQNHVIVMKMSELDKTFQNDQDSDSDDDELLEEEPELATAKFNHIGGVNRIRNSPIPGRHIVATWSEKGKVHVWDISRQVISVDNSTTSAGTPMGRDVKPLFTFHGHQVEGFAMDWSNIVPGRLVTGDCKKNIHMWSPIEGGSWHVDQRPYNAHTDSVEDVQWSPNEQNVFASCSVDKTIRIWDVRASPSKACKLTTQAHDTDVNVISWNRNEPFIVSGGDDGVIKIWDLRQFQSGVAVAVFKHHTAPITSVEWHPSDSSVFAASGSDNQVTLWDLAVEKDDEIPEETGRKLDVPPQLLFIHMGQNDVKEIHWHRQLPGVLISTAESGFNIFKTISV; from the exons ATGGTAATGTAGCTTTTGGTGAAGAAGACATGGAGATTTATGACAATGATGAAACAGACAACGATAGTAGTGATGGAAATGGCAGTTGTGACGCTGGAATTGAAGTTGAAAATGGGGAAGAATTTGGAAAGAGCGGGAAAGGAGCTAAAGGCAAGGAGTCACGTAAAG GTAAAAAGAAATCCAAGGATAAGAAGGAAGAGGAAAGACAG GTTTTTCTTCCTGGGGATAAGATAGAGGCTGGAGATGAATTGACTTTTGACAGATCAGCTTATGAAATGTATCATGCT gctcAAACAAATGCACCTTGCCTGAGTTTTGATGTTATTCCAGACAGCCTTGGAGACTCAAGAACAAAG TTTCCAATGACAGCATACATTGTGGCAGGAACTCAGGCAGCACTAGGACAACAGAATCATGTCATTGTTATGAAGATGTCAGAATTAGATAAGACTTTTCAAAATGATCAAGACA GTGACTCTGATGATGATGAGCTGTTGGAAGAAGAACCTGAATTAGCCACAGCCAAGTTCAATCACATTGGTGGAGTAAATAGAATTCGG aaTTCTCCAATCCCAGGAAGGCACATTGTAGCTACCTGGTCTGAGAAAGGGAAGGTTCACGTCTGGGATATATCTCGACAAGTGATTTCTGTTGATAACTCAACAACCTCAGCTGGGACACCGATGGGGAGAGATGTGAAGccattgtttacatttcatgGTCATCAG GTTGAAGGTTTTGCCATGGATTGGTCAAACATTGTTCCTGGAAG ATTAGTAACAGGGGATTGCAAGAAAAACATCCATATGTGGTCGCCTATAGAAGGTGGCTCCTGGCATGTGGACCAGCGACCGTACAATGCACATACAGACTCTGTTGAAGATGTTCAGTGGAGCCCCAATGAACAAAAT GTATTTGCGTCTTGTTCGGTGGACAAGACAATCCGAATTTGGGATGTCAGGGCAAGTCCCTCGAAAGCCTGTAAGCTGACAACACAAGCACATGATACGGATGTCAATGTTATTTCCTGGAACAG AAATGAACCTTTTATTGTTTCTGGTGGCGATGATGGTGTTATTAAAATTTGGGATCTGCGGCAGTTTCAGAG TGGTGTGGCGGTTGCAGTGTTCAAACACCACACAGCTCCCATCACATCGGTTGAATGGCATCCTTCTGATAGCTCCGTGTTTGCAGCATCAGGTTCTGATAACCAAGTCACATTGTGGGACTTGGCAGTCGAGAAAGACGACGAAATACCCGAGGAAACAGGAAGAAAATTGGATGTTCCACCACAACTGCTGTTCATTCACATG GGTCAAAACGATGTAAAGGAGATTCATTGGCACCGCCAGCTCCCGGGTGTTCTAATAAGCACAGCAGAAAGTGGCTTTAATATCTTCAAAACGATCAGTGTCTAA